From the genome of Thermococcus chitonophagus, one region includes:
- a CDS encoding phosphoglycerate kinase, translated as MFRLSDFDFHNKAVFLRADLNSPMKDGKIISDARFRAVLPTIRYLLESGARLVIGTHQGKPYSEDYATTEEHARVLSELLDQHVEYVEDVFGKYAREKIRELKPGEVLMLENLRFSAEEVKNKPIEECEKTFFVKKLSQVIDLVVNDAFAAAHRSQPSLVGFARVKPMIMGFLMEREVEALSRAYYSKERPRVYVLGGAKVDDSLRVAENVLRKGKADIILTGGLVANIFTLAKGFDLGRKNIEFMERKGILKYVDWAGKILDEFYPFVKTPVDFAIDYKGERLEIDLLSEEKRLFDEYQILDIGSRTVEKYRQVLMQAKVIVANGPMGVFEREEFAVGTVGVFKAIAESPAFSVVGGGHSIASIHKYGIEGISHVSTGGGAMLTFFAGEKLPVLEALSLSYEKFKGRL; from the coding sequence ATGTTCAGATTGAGCGATTTTGATTTCCACAATAAGGCGGTTTTCCTTCGCGCTGACCTCAATTCACCGATGAAGGATGGGAAGATCATCAGCGACGCGAGATTTAGGGCCGTGCTTCCAACGATAAGGTACCTGCTCGAAAGTGGAGCGAGGCTTGTTATAGGCACTCATCAGGGAAAGCCATACAGCGAGGACTACGCCACAACAGAAGAGCATGCAAGGGTTCTCTCTGAACTGTTAGACCAGCACGTTGAGTACGTTGAAGATGTGTTTGGAAAGTACGCTAGAGAAAAGATTAGAGAGCTTAAACCCGGAGAGGTTCTAATGCTTGAAAACCTTAGATTTTCGGCTGAGGAAGTTAAAAACAAGCCTATAGAGGAGTGTGAAAAAACGTTCTTCGTTAAAAAGCTCTCCCAGGTTATAGATCTGGTCGTGAATGATGCCTTTGCCGCTGCACATAGAAGTCAGCCCTCCTTAGTTGGCTTTGCAAGGGTAAAGCCCATGATAATGGGCTTTCTAATGGAGAGGGAAGTTGAAGCTCTAAGCAGAGCTTATTACAGCAAGGAGAGACCCAGGGTATACGTCCTGGGAGGGGCAAAGGTCGATGACTCCTTGAGGGTTGCCGAGAACGTGTTGAGAAAAGGGAAGGCTGATATAATTCTAACTGGGGGATTGGTTGCAAACATCTTTACTTTGGCCAAGGGCTTCGACTTGGGAAGGAAGAACATAGAATTTATGGAACGTAAAGGCATCTTAAAATACGTAGACTGGGCTGGGAAGATACTAGATGAGTTCTATCCCTTCGTTAAAACTCCCGTAGACTTTGCAATAGATTACAAGGGGGAGAGACTGGAGATAGACTTGCTGAGTGAAGAAAAGAGGCTATTCGATGAGTACCAGATACTAGATATAGGCTCGAGAACAGTAGAGAAGTACAGGCAGGTTCTCATGCAGGCAAAGGTAATAGTAGCCAACGGACCTATGGGCGTTTTTGAGAGGGAGGAGTTTGCTGTGGGAACAGTAGGAGTGTTTAAAGCCATAGCTGAAAGCCCAGCGTTCAGCGTTGTCGGTGGGGGCCACTCAATAGCCAGCATACACAAGTATGGAATAGAAGGTATAAGCCACGTTTCAACCGGTGGAGGTGCGATGTTAACGTTCTTTGCTGGAGAGAAACTGCCTGTGCTCGAGGCTCTAAGCCTGAGCTACGAGAAGTTCAAGGGGCGTCTGTAA